A stretch of DNA from Methanobrevibacter gottschalkii DSM 11977:
AAATTGAAACATTAACAGTATCCTCTCCAAATAAAACAATACAAAGAGGTACTTCTTTCACGATTAAACTTACAGATGATTATAATGATATTGTGAAAAAAGTTTCAATTAAAGTCAATATATACACAGGTAAAAAATTTAAAACTTTTAAAATTACAACAAATAATAACGGTGTGGCAAAACTTAAAACAGATAAACTCTCATTAGGAACTCATAACTTAAAAATTGCATCCAATAATAAAAATTACAAATTTCATAAAACTTTTAAAATAACACTCGTTAAAACAATTATTCATGATGATATTAAAACTTTAGTGTTAAAAAATATTACTTACTACCAAACAAAAGATGGAAAATTCAATGCTAAATTAGGTTGGTATTCTAAAGTTGGAAGTTCATATCAAATTTTAAGAAAAACAAATGAAAATTATAACATAATTTCTACAGTCAAATCAAATTCATCATTTACAACATTCTATGATAAAATTGATGGAAATGCTTCATACACATATTCTGTTAGAGAGATTATTGTGAAAAATAATGATATTATATTAGGGCCATATGATAAAGAAGGTTTAAAATTATTGAAGAGTCCTAATATTACTGCTGATTTTCAGAATTTAAAAGCTGAAATTACTTGGAATAAAGTTGAAGGTGCAACAAAGTATATTATATTTAGAAAAATTGGTCGTGATGCTAATTTTAAAGCTATTGGTATTGTTAATAGCAATGTATTAAATTACACTGATTTTTATTATAAAACCCCAAAACAATTAAGAAGTATTCTTAATAGTAATACTTTTGTAGATCCAAGTTTTAATAACTTGTTTTATACAGTACGTGCATGTACTGTCAAAAATACATCTGGAATCAATCAAATAAGTTATGGATCCTATTTAATTGATGGAGATTTCCATTTAGAAGCACCAAGTATTATTTCCCTTAAAGATAATGAAATTAAATGGGGTAAAGTTCCAAATGCTGATGGTTATTTAATTCTTAAAAAGAATAGTGATGATGATGAATGGACCATTATTAATCAAGTTGCACAAAATGAATCCAATACTATTACATTGAAGTTAAATAATATTGAAAATAGTTCTTATTATTCTGTTAAAGCATTTGCTAAAAAAAATGGTGAAATCATTTACAGTAAATTTGATTCTGGATTTAGTCTAAAAAATTACTCAAAAGATAATTCTAAATATAAAATTTTATATTTTGGAGATAGTATTACATATGGTTCACCTTACAAATCAAATTCAAACAAACACATTTTTTCTATTCCCTATAGAGTAGGAGAATTACTTGGATGTGTTTACTATAATCCTTCTATTCCAGGTTCCACTTATCATGATTTAGGGCAAAAAGATGGAAAGAATATTGAAAATACAAAATATTATAGATATCGTATTTGTAGAGAGGTTGTTGACCAAATATCTATTGGTGAACTTCCTGGAAATTGGAAAGAACTTGATAATTTAAAAAATAGTGAAGGTATAACAAATACATATATTGATGACTATAATATTGTTGTATTAGCCGCAGGAACCAATGATTATCTTGATAATTCCATATTAGGCTCTATAAATTCTGTTGATACACATACATTCAATGGTGCACTTAATCATATTCTTAATAAAATAGAAACTGCGAGCAAAACACGTGTTGAAAGAGGTGAATCCCCTATTAAAGTAATATTTGTAGATTTATGTTATTCAGATCGTGCATATGATAAAACAATAAAAGAAAATAGAGATGTAACCAAAAATAAAATTGGTTTAACATTGAATGATTATCAAAATGCATTAAATAAACAGTACAATAAATGGAAAAATAATAACTTTTTAACATTATATAATTTTAAAACAAGAGATTATAATATTGTTAATCAAGAAAACTGTCCATATACTACATCAGATAATTTACATTTTTCAAAATTCACTTATGGCCAATATGGTAATGCATTTGCAAGTTTTCTTAAAGAAAATATTTTTTATAATTAGTATTAAATATTAAAACTTAATATTTTGATTATCAAAATCATTCTTTTATTCTTAAGAGTGTTTAGCAAAACTCAAAAATTAATTTTTGATAAATGCAAAGATTGATCCAATTGTAAATAAAGAAAATTTTGCATAGTCAATTTATTTTTAGCAGATACTTTAAAATAAATCAATAATTTAGTAGATATAATGGACTTTGCAGATTAATACTAATATTACTTAAAAATTTAG
This window harbors:
- a CDS encoding SGNH/GDSL hydrolase family protein; this encodes MESDNVSKNISTSLNKTQNKTLINNETYKKTTLEFSPIITEYTSGNIIYTVKAYSLLNYNGMKYKDPKYNSLIKIKLYTGNSFKSYSSHIDNNGIASIKVPDLSIGYHKVEIFIDNVQGATSYIKVIKSTTKVYAPTTIIKFKKNMNYKIKVVDSHNNPVKNIILKVKVYTDSKYNIYSIKTNSKGLATLKINKLSLKTHKIVITTNNKNYKINKNSKILIKKTIPKKIETLTVSSPNKTIQRGTSFTIKLTDDYNDIVKKVSIKVNIYTGKKFKTFKITTNNNGVAKLKTDKLSLGTHNLKIASNNKNYKFHKTFKITLVKTIIHDDIKTLVLKNITYYQTKDGKFNAKLGWYSKVGSSYQILRKTNENYNIISTVKSNSSFTTFYDKIDGNASYTYSVREIIVKNNDIILGPYDKEGLKLLKSPNITADFQNLKAEITWNKVEGATKYIIFRKIGRDANFKAIGIVNSNVLNYTDFYYKTPKQLRSILNSNTFVDPSFNNLFYTVRACTVKNTSGINQISYGSYLIDGDFHLEAPSIISLKDNEIKWGKVPNADGYLILKKNSDDDEWTIINQVAQNESNTITLKLNNIENSSYYSVKAFAKKNGEIIYSKFDSGFSLKNYSKDNSKYKILYFGDSITYGSPYKSNSNKHIFSIPYRVGELLGCVYYNPSIPGSTYHDLGQKDGKNIENTKYYRYRICREVVDQISIGELPGNWKELDNLKNSEGITNTYIDDYNIVVLAAGTNDYLDNSILGSINSVDTHTFNGALNHILNKIETASKTRVERGESPIKVIFVDLCYSDRAYDKTIKENRDVTKNKIGLTLNDYQNALNKQYNKWKNNNFLTLYNFKTRDYNIVNQENCPYTTSDNLHFSKFTYGQYGNAFASFLKENIFYN